One Mycoavidus sp. B2-EB genomic region harbors:
- a CDS encoding paraquat-inducible protein A, with translation MFVIANSFPIATLEIRGLSSQTTLLGGIEQLWRERAPIVAALIFSATLLCPLAELAALIYLLTSLQAGRIAPGFNTVVRMIQCVRPWAMLEVFMLGMLITLVKLSSLAHVTPGPALFAFGALTLLLTPLSAFNPQHFWQLAHAATAATASQAESQPALTDTSAKTVAR, from the coding sequence AATCAGAGGCCTCTCCAGTCAAACCACTCTGCTTGGCGGCATTGAACAACTCTGGCGCGAAAGAGCGCCGATTGTGGCCGCGCTTATTTTTAGCGCAACCCTCTTGTGCCCCTTAGCTGAGCTTGCTGCGTTGATCTATTTGCTCACTTCATTGCAAGCGGGCCGCATAGCCCCTGGCTTTAATACAGTAGTCCGCATGATTCAATGCGTGCGGCCCTGGGCTATGCTTGAAGTATTTATGCTTGGCATGCTTATTACTTTAGTTAAATTATCGAGTCTAGCGCACGTAACTCCTGGTCCGGCTCTGTTCGCTTTCGGCGCGCTGACGTTACTGCTTACCCCACTGAGTGCATTTAATCCGCAGCATTTCTGGCAACTTGCTCATGCTGCAACAGCAGCAACCGCTAGCCAAGCGGAAAGTCAACCCGCGCTGACCGACACATCCGCCAAGACTGTTGCAAGATGA
- a CDS encoding paraquat-inducible protein A translates to MKHLSAKQAGLVACPICQQVQRYEHALVCMRCGHRLYLRKPNSLARTWAFLSAAAMLYLPANLLPVMRTQSPFGIRDDTIMSGIALFWTSGSWALATLVFIASILVPLLKLAVLSLLVLSAQCNATWQRRQRTALYRLIERVGRWSMLDIFVIMLTVGLVKFSSFMVITVGPGALAFGAVVILSLLAARQFDPRLMWDNLDSID, encoded by the coding sequence ATGAAACATCTCAGCGCCAAACAAGCTGGCTTAGTGGCTTGCCCAATCTGCCAACAAGTCCAGCGTTATGAGCATGCACTTGTCTGCATGCGCTGCGGTCACCGGCTTTATCTGCGCAAACCGAATAGCCTAGCGCGCACCTGGGCCTTCTTAAGCGCCGCTGCGATGCTCTATCTACCGGCTAATTTATTACCCGTAATGCGTACCCAATCCCCTTTTGGCATCCGAGATGACACGATTATGAGCGGGATCGCCCTTTTCTGGACAAGCGGCTCTTGGGCGCTAGCGACACTTGTGTTTATCGCAAGCATCTTGGTCCCATTACTCAAATTGGCAGTCTTAAGCTTACTTGTCTTAAGCGCTCAATGCAACGCAACTTGGCAACGCCGACAACGCACAGCGCTATATCGACTGATTGAACGCGTTGGTCGCTGGTCAATGTTGGATATTTTTGTCATCATGCTAACCGTAGGCTTGGTCAAATTTAGTTCATTCATGGTTATTACCGTAGGTCCCGGCGCGCTTGCGTTTGGCGCAGTGGTGATACTTTCGTTACTTGCGGCGCGGCAATTCGATCCGCGCTTGATGTGGGACAACCTCGATTCTATCGATTAA
- a CDS encoding intermembrane transport protein PqiB gives MTKPKTRNSNSAQQPLAARLPTPVVEPRGRWVPSLVWLIPLLAALIGIGLAGQAILASGPTIVISFKTAEGLEPGITKVKYKDVEIGEVKEIKLSKDLSQVLVEVELTRNATSFAVTDTRFWVVRPRIAANGVSGLNTLLSGSYIGVDAGQANQVCKDFIGLETPPAITGDQKGQPFTLHSDTLGSLDIGSPVYYRRVPVGRVVASQLDKDGRGVTLSIFIHAPYDQYVRANTRFWHASGINLNLNANGFDLNTQSLVAMFIGGIAFQTPPGQTLNQAAPNNSHFQLAADEADAMQGTGAQPIRIVFNFAQSLRGLSVGAPVDFRGITLGQVESIGVDYNPKTHTLRMPVTAILYPDRLSQSFAQAFNPKGQEQKAQLLTTLSKRGLRAQLRTGNLLTGQLYVALDMFPKAAPVKFDPTRQPFELPTLPNTLDQLQLQVTELVRKLDKIPFDEIGLHLNSTLKRTNHLLQQLETQLAPQARDMLLSAQKTFDAANATLQQGSPLQTDIHQALTALTRTLQSLNALADYIERHPEALIHGKSRDN, from the coding sequence ATGACCAAACCCAAAACACGTAATTCAAATTCAGCCCAGCAACCGTTGGCGGCGCGGCTCCCCACCCCGGTTGTCGAGCCGCGCGGACGCTGGGTCCCTTCGTTGGTTTGGTTAATTCCACTGCTCGCTGCGCTGATTGGCATTGGGCTTGCCGGGCAGGCCATTTTAGCTTCCGGCCCAACCATCGTCATTAGCTTTAAAACCGCTGAGGGGCTTGAGCCAGGCATTACCAAAGTCAAATATAAAGATGTCGAGATTGGCGAGGTGAAAGAGATCAAATTAAGCAAAGATTTATCGCAAGTGCTGGTTGAGGTTGAGTTAACTCGGAATGCCACTAGCTTTGCCGTTACCGATACGCGTTTTTGGGTGGTGCGGCCCCGCATTGCAGCAAATGGCGTATCGGGACTGAATACCTTGTTATCCGGTTCTTATATTGGCGTTGATGCAGGTCAAGCAAATCAAGTATGCAAAGACTTCATCGGCCTTGAAACACCCCCGGCGATTACCGGCGATCAAAAGGGACAGCCATTTACGCTACACAGCGACACTCTCGGCTCGCTCGATATTGGTTCCCCTGTTTATTACCGGCGCGTGCCAGTCGGACGCGTGGTGGCGTCTCAGCTCGATAAAGATGGCCGTGGCGTAACGCTCAGTATATTTATTCATGCGCCGTATGATCAGTATGTGCGCGCCAATACTCGTTTCTGGCATGCTAGCGGAATCAATTTAAACCTCAATGCGAATGGCTTTGATCTCAATACGCAATCGTTGGTCGCGATGTTCATCGGCGGCATCGCGTTCCAAACGCCGCCAGGCCAAACACTCAATCAAGCCGCCCCAAACAACAGCCACTTTCAGCTCGCTGCGGATGAAGCAGATGCAATGCAGGGGACGGGTGCACAGCCAATCCGGATTGTCTTCAATTTTGCACAATCCCTGCGCGGCCTTTCAGTTGGCGCTCCCGTCGATTTCCGCGGCATCACGCTTGGCCAGGTCGAATCGATTGGTGTGGATTACAACCCAAAAACTCACACTCTACGTATGCCTGTCACAGCGATCCTCTACCCCGACCGGCTGAGCCAAAGCTTTGCTCAGGCATTCAACCCCAAAGGTCAGGAACAAAAGGCACAATTATTAACAACTCTAAGCAAGCGGGGTTTACGCGCACAATTACGCACGGGCAATCTGCTAACCGGCCAGTTATACGTTGCGCTCGATATGTTCCCCAAAGCTGCGCCGGTCAAATTTGATCCGACGCGCCAACCTTTCGAACTGCCAACGCTACCGAATACGCTTGACCAATTACAGTTGCAAGTGACTGAATTAGTGCGCAAACTGGATAAAATACCCTTTGATGAAATTGGCTTGCATCTGAATAGCACCCTTAAACGCACCAACCATCTACTCCAGCAGCTTGAGACCCAACTTGCACCACAAGCCAGGGATATGCTACTGTCTGCGCAGAAAACCTTTGATGCCGCCAATGCGACCCTACAACAGGGTTCTCCATTACAGACCGATATTCATCAAGCGTTGACGGCTCTAACTCGCACCCTGCAATCGCTCAATGCACTGGCTGATTATATAGAGCGACATCCAGAAGCGTTGATTCACGGCAAATCGAGAGACAATTAA
- a CDS encoding membrane integrity-associated transporter subunit PqiC, with the protein MASLTLCAAIISGGCTSSPRTHFYTLSNAIVPPAASVAPPADPTFYIEVLPVEIPAQVTRPQLVITTRPGRAEIKEQQRWLAPLNEEIRYVLSTSLATQLSTLDVYQTPHADNRPVYRVRLNVRHFESALNAEEGSHTLIDAIWSVQAVGLPQQPTFTTLAESTMTKETITPRYDAIVEGHRQAIERIAKEIANAIRAISNNATPSNPPAKI; encoded by the coding sequence ATGGCTAGCCTCACACTCTGCGCAGCAATCATAAGCGGTGGCTGCACGTCTTCGCCACGCACGCATTTTTATACTTTGAGCAACGCAATCGTGCCGCCCGCAGCATCAGTCGCACCGCCTGCTGATCCGACATTTTATATTGAAGTGCTGCCCGTTGAGATCCCCGCCCAAGTCACGCGCCCGCAGCTCGTCATAACCACCCGCCCAGGTCGGGCGGAAATCAAAGAGCAACAACGCTGGCTAGCGCCGTTAAATGAAGAAATTCGTTATGTCTTATCAACCTCGCTAGCCACTCAACTCTCCACATTAGATGTCTATCAAACGCCACATGCAGACAATCGGCCTGTCTATCGAGTCAGATTAAATGTGCGGCACTTCGAATCCGCCCTCAACGCAGAAGAAGGTAGCCATACATTGATTGATGCAATCTGGAGCGTACAAGCGGTTGGATTGCCTCAGCAACCTACTTTCACAACGCTTGCAGAGAGCACAATGACAAAAGAGACGATTACACCTCGCTATGATGCAATCGTCGAAGGCCACCGGCAGGCGATTGAACGCATCGCAAAAGAGATTGCCAACGCCATTCGAGCCATAAGCAATAACGCTACGCCGTCAAACCCGCCGGCCAAAATTTGA
- the purB gene encoding adenylosuccinate lyase encodes MADTIFTSSDPIHTLTALSPLDGRYAAKTEALRAWLSEAAFMRHRVTVEIHWLLALSAAGLPEVPRFSAQSEAFLLRLIETFSVEDALRIKQIEQVTNHDVKAVEYWLKESVKGQAELERASEFIHFACTSEDINNTAHGMMLKGTRETVLLPVLKTLHARLVELAHAQARQPMLSRTHGQPASPTTLGKEIANVAARLSSAIECIAAVQVLGKMNGAVGNYNAHLSAYPELDWPEFSRAVIEKRLGLTFNPYTIQIEPHDYMAELFDAIARANTILLDLNRDLWGYISLGYFKQKTKAGEVGSSTMPHKVNPIDFENSEGNLGLANALLRHLSDKLPVSRWQRDLTDSTVLRNIGVALGHALLAYEACLRGLAKLEVNPQRLNADLDACWEVLGEAVQTVMRRYGVPNPYEQLKDLTRGKSMTREVLHTFIHTLPIPEEAKTYLLALTPASYIGKAIELAARVG; translated from the coding sequence ATGGCTGATACTATTTTTACCTCTTCTGACCCGATTCATACCCTAACCGCGCTTTCCCCGCTTGATGGCCGCTACGCAGCAAAGACGGAGGCGCTGCGCGCATGGCTCTCAGAAGCCGCCTTCATGCGTCATCGCGTTACGGTTGAAATTCATTGGCTGCTTGCGCTATCTGCCGCAGGCTTACCGGAGGTACCTCGTTTTTCTGCGCAATCTGAAGCTTTTCTGCTGCGGCTCATTGAGACCTTCAGCGTAGAAGATGCATTGCGCATCAAGCAAATTGAGCAGGTCACTAACCACGATGTCAAAGCGGTTGAATATTGGCTGAAGGAGTCCGTTAAAGGGCAAGCTGAGCTAGAGCGTGCAAGTGAATTTATTCATTTTGCTTGCACCTCAGAAGATATTAATAACACGGCTCACGGAATGATGCTTAAGGGCACTCGTGAAACCGTATTGTTGCCGGTGTTAAAGACGTTGCACGCGCGGCTAGTCGAATTGGCGCATGCTCAGGCTAGACAGCCCATGTTGTCGCGTACGCATGGCCAGCCGGCTAGTCCGACTACACTTGGCAAAGAAATTGCCAACGTTGCGGCTCGCCTATCAAGCGCGATTGAGTGCATAGCTGCTGTGCAGGTATTGGGTAAGATGAATGGTGCAGTGGGTAATTACAACGCCCACTTAAGCGCCTACCCAGAGCTTGATTGGCCTGAGTTTTCGCGCGCAGTAATTGAAAAACGGCTGGGATTAACTTTCAATCCGTACACGATTCAGATTGAACCACACGATTACATGGCTGAATTGTTTGATGCGATTGCCCGCGCCAATACTATCTTGCTTGATTTGAATCGTGATCTGTGGGGTTATATTTCGCTGGGTTATTTCAAGCAGAAAACTAAAGCCGGCGAAGTGGGTTCTTCCACCATGCCGCATAAAGTGAATCCGATTGATTTTGAAAATTCAGAAGGCAATCTGGGGTTAGCCAATGCGCTCCTGCGCCACTTGTCCGATAAATTGCCCGTTTCGCGTTGGCAGCGCGATCTGACGGACTCGACGGTGCTACGCAATATAGGCGTTGCTCTGGGTCATGCCTTGCTGGCCTATGAGGCCTGCCTGCGTGGGCTTGCCAAACTCGAGGTGAATCCACAGCGACTTAACGCTGATCTGGATGCATGTTGGGAGGTGCTGGGCGAAGCCGTGCAAACGGTGATGCGCCGTTATGGTGTGCCTAACCCGTATGAGCAGCTCAAAGACTTAACTCGTGGCAAGAGCATGACCCGTGAAGTATTGCATACGTTTATTCATACCTTGCCGATTCCGGAAGAGGCGAAAACGTATTTGTTAGCGCTAACGCCAGCCTCATATATTGGTAAGGCGATTGAATTAGCGGCACGTGTTGGTTAG
- the mnmA gene encoding tRNA 2-thiouridine(34) synthase MnmA codes for MTKQRIVVGMSGGVDSSVAAWLLKQQGYEVIGLFMKNWEDDDDDEYCSTRQDWLDVVSVADLIGIDLEAVNFSAEYKDRVFAEFLREYAAGRTPNPDILCNAEIKFKAFLDHAFALGAQKIATGHYARVQQAASGSFQLLKAHDLSKDQSYFLHRLTQHQLARTAFPLGELPKTKVRELAAQIGLPNAQKKDSTGICFIGERPFREFLNRYLPHQPGPMKTPDGRVVGEHIGLAFYTLGQRKGIGLGGSREGNGEPWFVATKDLAQNTLYVVQGHDHPWLTSLTLQASDASWVAGEPPSDRLICHAKTRYRQTDMQCVVEGSEKDHFALRFNAAQWAVTPGQSAVLYDGDICLGGGVIDRVNV; via the coding sequence ATGACTAAGCAACGTATCGTAGTAGGCATGTCAGGTGGGGTCGATTCATCGGTAGCGGCCTGGCTACTTAAACAACAGGGCTATGAAGTGATCGGTCTTTTCATGAAAAATTGGGAAGATGACGATGACGATGAATATTGCTCAACGCGCCAGGACTGGCTGGATGTTGTATCCGTCGCTGATCTGATTGGGATTGATCTTGAGGCGGTTAATTTTTCCGCGGAATACAAAGATCGTGTATTTGCTGAATTTTTGCGCGAATACGCCGCGGGGCGCACGCCCAATCCAGATATACTATGCAATGCTGAAATCAAATTCAAAGCTTTTCTGGATCATGCCTTTGCTTTAGGTGCGCAAAAAATCGCCACCGGCCATTATGCGCGCGTGCAGCAGGCAGCGAGTGGCAGTTTTCAGTTGCTCAAAGCCCATGACCTCTCGAAGGACCAAAGCTATTTTCTACACCGGCTGACGCAACACCAACTGGCGCGGACGGCTTTTCCTTTAGGCGAATTGCCCAAAACTAAAGTGCGCGAGCTTGCCGCCCAAATTGGCTTGCCTAATGCGCAGAAAAAAGACTCAACCGGGATTTGTTTCATTGGCGAACGGCCATTTAGAGAGTTCTTGAACCGCTATTTGCCGCATCAGCCAGGCCCAATGAAAACGCCCGACGGGCGCGTAGTGGGTGAGCATATTGGGCTAGCGTTTTACACGCTCGGGCAGAGAAAAGGGATTGGACTGGGCGGTAGCCGAGAAGGTAATGGTGAACCCTGGTTTGTGGCCACGAAAGATCTTGCGCAGAACACCCTTTATGTTGTGCAAGGGCACGATCATCCATGGTTAACGAGCTTAACGTTACAGGCGAGCGATGCGAGTTGGGTTGCGGGTGAGCCGCCGTCGGATAGGTTGATCTGCCACGCTAAAACGCGTTATCGGCAGACAGATATGCAATGTGTTGTAGAGGGGAGCGAGAAGGATCATTTTGCGTTGCGTTTTAATGCAGCGCAATGGGCTGTGACGCCTGGGCAATCCGCCGTATTGTATGACGGTGATATTTGCCTGGGCGGAGGGGTTATTGATCGGGTTAATGTTTAG
- a CDS encoding ATP-binding protein, which yields MGVGIANSRSGLFLAGPRRVGKSTFLNEDLIPQAQAREWVPIYVDLWPDKNTRPATLIAETIKAKITSFDGIIARLAKAAKLDKVAVMGSLMLDFQQSGLPPNTTLADALRILHHITQQPIILIVDEAQCALTTEAGLNAMFALKSARDLMHLKTLVLRNGFSITISQYRIPFNPVRILKTP from the coding sequence ATGGGCGTAGGGATTGCCAATTCACGTTCTGGCCTGTTCTTGGCTGGGCCACGACGGGTTGGCAAAAGTACTTTTCTTAACGAAGATCTGATTCCGCAGGCTCAAGCGCGCGAATGGGTCCCCATTTATGTTGATCTATGGCCAGACAAAAATACCCGTCCAGCTACACTCATTGCTGAAACAATCAAAGCTAAGATCACTTCCTTTGACGGCATCATTGCCCGTTTAGCAAAAGCGGCAAAACTCGATAAAGTCGCGGTGATGGGCTCGCTTATGCTAGATTTTCAACAATCCGGCTTGCCGCCAAACACCACCTTGGCGGACGCGTTACGCATTTTGCACCATATTACTCAACAACCGATTATTTTAATCGTAGATGAAGCGCAATGCGCACTCACCACTGAAGCTGGGTTAAACGCTATGTTTGCGCTCAAATCCGCGCGCGATCTTATGCACTTGAAGACGCTAGTTTTGCGGAATGGTTTCAGCATCACCATAAGCCAATATCGGATTCCGTTCAATCCAGTTAGAATACTTAAAACACCATAA
- a CDS encoding Re/Si-specific NAD(P)(+) transhydrogenase subunit alpha, whose amino-acid sequence MHIGIPLETYPGETRIAATPETVSKLVAQGHRVTVQKSAGARAWFSDQAFLMAGAEIGEAHTVFAANLVLKVHAPNPAELALSKPGSVLVGMLNPLNTEQAERFAQAGLTAFALEAAPRTTRAQSLDVLSSQANIAGYRAVLLAASLYPRFLPMLMTAAGTVQAARVLVLGAGVAGLQAIATAKRLGAVVEASDARPAVQEQIESLGAKFISVPYATDDERAAGEGSGGYARPMPASWLQRQATQVQERIRQADIIIATALIPGHPAPILISEETVKTMQPGSVIVDLAAGQGTPSNPDAGNCALAEADKVVTRHGVQIAGYTNLPALAATDASTLYARNILAFLKLIIDSSGALAINLQDEIVAATLLCHAGQQLKPAHKP is encoded by the coding sequence ATGCATATTGGTATCCCGCTGGAGACCTATCCAGGTGAGACGCGTATCGCGGCGACGCCTGAGACCGTGAGCAAACTCGTGGCTCAAGGGCACCGCGTCACAGTACAAAAGAGCGCCGGTGCGCGCGCTTGGTTCAGTGATCAAGCGTTTCTCATGGCTGGCGCTGAGATCGGTGAGGCACATACTGTATTCGCAGCTAATCTCGTACTTAAAGTCCACGCCCCCAATCCAGCTGAACTGGCTTTGAGCAAACCGGGCTCAGTCTTAGTGGGCATGCTTAATCCATTGAATACTGAGCAGGCGGAGCGTTTTGCCCAAGCCGGCCTGACCGCTTTCGCACTAGAAGCCGCCCCGCGCACGACCCGCGCCCAAAGCCTTGATGTTTTATCGTCACAGGCTAATATCGCCGGTTATCGCGCCGTGCTTTTGGCGGCTTCATTGTATCCCCGGTTCTTACCTATGTTGATGACCGCAGCCGGCACCGTGCAAGCGGCGCGGGTCTTGGTCCTTGGCGCGGGAGTCGCAGGCCTACAAGCCATTGCAACCGCAAAACGGCTCGGCGCGGTGGTAGAAGCATCCGATGCCCGTCCGGCGGTGCAAGAGCAAATAGAATCGCTTGGCGCAAAATTTATTAGCGTGCCGTACGCAACCGACGACGAGCGTGCTGCCGGAGAAGGCAGTGGCGGCTATGCGCGGCCCATGCCGGCCAGCTGGTTGCAACGCCAAGCAACGCAAGTACAAGAACGGATACGGCAAGCCGACATTATTATTGCGACCGCACTGATTCCAGGTCACCCTGCACCTATATTAATCAGCGAAGAGACGGTCAAAACCATGCAACCCGGTTCCGTAATTGTTGATCTGGCCGCTGGACAGGGCACCCCATCGAATCCGGACGCAGGCAATTGTGCTTTGGCCGAGGCGGATAAGGTCGTGACTCGCCATGGCGTACAAATTGCCGGCTATACCAATTTACCCGCACTCGCCGCGACGGACGCGTCTACGCTTTATGCGCGCAATATACTGGCGTTTCTAAAACTCATTATTGATTCAAGCGGCGCATTGGCGATTAATTTGCAGGACGAAATTGTGGCCGCGACACTCCTGTGCCATGCTGGCCAACAATTAAAACCCGCTCATAAACCGTAA
- a CDS encoding NAD(P) transhydrogenase subunit alpha, translating to MDMINHTTLNVIIFVLAIYVGYQVVWHVTPALHTPLMAVTNAISAIVIVGAMLATALTSNPTSRLFGAAAVLLAAVNVFGGFWVTHRMLAMFKKKKGKNQLHAPQKIRSLTDQDAQ from the coding sequence ATGGATATGATCAATCACACAACTCTTAATGTGATTATTTTTGTGCTGGCTATTTATGTTGGCTATCAAGTTGTCTGGCATGTCACGCCAGCGCTGCATACCCCGTTAATGGCCGTAACGAATGCTATTTCAGCGATTGTCATCGTCGGTGCAATGCTCGCCACTGCACTCACAAGTAACCCTACTAGCCGGCTCTTCGGCGCGGCCGCAGTGTTACTGGCCGCAGTTAATGTTTTTGGCGGCTTTTGGGTCACGCACCGCATGTTAGCCATGTTCAAAAAGAAAAAGGGAAAAAACCAACTCCATGCACCCCAAAAAATCCGCTCGCTCACCGACCAGGATGCGCAATGA
- a CDS encoding NAD(P)(+) transhydrogenase (Re/Si-specific) subunit beta has product MNMNLVTLLYLLASVCFIQALKGLSHPKSAQRGNLFGMAGMALALLTTCALIVKQAPVLGAGSAWLLGALVAGGGLGMLAAARIEMTKMPELVAAMHSLIGLAAVCIAYAVVAEPAAFLISTTEYLPYSHRAELFIGTCIGAMTCSGSVIAFGKLAGKYRCRLLQKHPIVYAGQHRLNLMLALTMLGFGVLFLLSQNWLPFILMTVLAFALGVLLIIPIGGADMPVIVSMLNAYSGWAAAGIGFSLNNQMLIISGALVGASGTILSYLMCRAMNRSFLNVLLGGFGQEAPSATHSARIDRPVRAASADNAAFALANAESVVIVPGYGLAVARAQHALKELASKLTSQGIQVRYAIHPVAGRMPGHMNVLLAEAEIPYEQVFEMDEINLAFSQTDVALVLGANDIVNPAARNDPQSPISGMPILDVYRARTVIVNKRSMATGYAGLDNELFYMPKTMMVFGDAKQVIEEMVKALD; this is encoded by the coding sequence ATGAATATGAACCTCGTTACGCTGCTGTATTTGCTTGCATCAGTGTGCTTTATTCAAGCACTAAAGGGCTTATCTCACCCCAAAAGCGCACAGCGCGGCAATCTGTTCGGCATGGCCGGCATGGCGCTGGCACTTCTTACGACCTGTGCGCTCATCGTCAAACAAGCGCCCGTTCTCGGAGCAGGATCGGCCTGGTTACTGGGCGCGCTTGTGGCGGGGGGCGGCTTGGGTATGTTGGCAGCCGCCCGCATTGAAATGACAAAAATGCCTGAACTGGTGGCTGCCATGCATTCATTAATTGGGCTTGCTGCCGTTTGCATCGCCTATGCAGTCGTGGCTGAACCAGCCGCTTTTCTAATTTCAACTACGGAGTATTTGCCTTACAGTCATCGCGCTGAGCTTTTTATTGGCACCTGTATTGGCGCTATGACCTGCTCTGGCTCAGTGATTGCCTTTGGCAAACTCGCTGGCAAGTACCGCTGCCGACTGTTGCAAAAACACCCGATCGTTTATGCCGGCCAGCATCGATTAAATTTGATGTTGGCGCTTACGATGCTCGGTTTTGGGGTGCTTTTCTTGCTCTCGCAAAATTGGTTGCCATTTATTTTAATGACCGTGCTCGCCTTTGCCCTAGGTGTACTGCTGATTATTCCGATTGGCGGCGCAGATATGCCTGTCATCGTATCTATGCTTAACGCTTATTCGGGTTGGGCCGCGGCGGGCATTGGCTTCTCCCTGAATAATCAAATGCTGATTATCTCCGGCGCGCTCGTGGGCGCATCTGGCACCATTTTGTCTTACCTCATGTGCCGCGCGATGAATCGGTCATTTTTAAATGTATTGCTGGGCGGCTTCGGTCAGGAAGCGCCTTCGGCAACTCATTCCGCGCGCATTGATCGACCCGTCCGAGCAGCGAGTGCCGATAACGCCGCTTTTGCACTTGCCAACGCTGAATCGGTAGTGATTGTGCCAGGCTACGGACTCGCCGTAGCACGTGCTCAGCATGCGCTTAAAGAATTAGCCAGCAAGCTCACCAGCCAAGGCATCCAAGTGCGTTATGCAATTCACCCCGTCGCGGGCCGGATGCCCGGCCATATGAATGTGCTGTTGGCTGAAGCCGAAATACCTTACGAACAAGTGTTTGAAATGGATGAGATTAATCTTGCATTTAGCCAAACTGACGTCGCACTTGTACTTGGGGCAAATGATATTGTGAATCCAGCGGCTAGAAACGATCCCCAATCGCCCATTTCAGGCATGCCTATCCTTGATGTGTATAGGGCGCGCACCGTGATTGTCAATAAACGCTCAATGGCAACGGGTTACGCCGGGCTAGATAATGAGCTTTTTTATATGCCTAAAACCATGATGGTGTTTGGCGATGCGAAGCAAGTGATTGAGGAAATGGTTAAAGCGCTAGATTAA
- a CDS encoding class I SAM-dependent RNA methyltransferase, which translates to MPSLEFFAPCPRGLEAVFADELREIALQTPLTVGAIAPGGVYFTGASAAAMAVNLHSRIASRVLLKIARQSYHNENDIFAFTFEQPWEDWFTAQQTLRVDLTALKTANLRNSGFAALRVKDAICDRLRNTTGARPNIDTLTPDVRVFAFLDATHCTLYLDTTGEALFKRGWRLAKGAAPLRENLAAGILRLSGWTPAVPLYDPMCGSGTFVIEAAQIALGLAPGGERHFAFEKLKSYDLSAWPAFKAAALEARDAARRMPRELNIFGSDISGDMLVKAQANLERAGLRNLWLKQVDARVMAAPTETPGILIANPPYGERVDVRGSASRARSQERGTYTQHAQRGEFFHREQTDEAHEDFFRALGDALKQRFTGWQAFVLTSDRSLPGQMRLCAAKRTPLFNGPIECRLFRFDLVKGSLRESRSNKE; encoded by the coding sequence ATGCCTTCACTCGAATTCTTTGCGCCTTGCCCGCGTGGCTTGGAGGCAGTATTTGCCGACGAGCTGCGTGAAATTGCACTCCAGACGCCTCTTACAGTGGGCGCTATTGCACCTGGCGGGGTATATTTTACCGGCGCATCTGCAGCTGCTATGGCAGTGAACTTGCATTCGCGTATCGCCAGCCGCGTCCTATTAAAAATAGCACGACAATCTTATCACAATGAAAACGATATCTTTGCGTTTACGTTTGAGCAGCCTTGGGAGGATTGGTTCACTGCGCAACAAACATTACGCGTGGACCTTACTGCGCTTAAAACCGCAAACCTGCGTAATTCAGGTTTTGCGGCCTTGCGTGTAAAGGATGCGATCTGCGATCGTTTGCGTAACACGACAGGAGCACGGCCTAATATTGATACCCTAACGCCGGATGTGCGCGTGTTTGCTTTTCTGGATGCGACGCATTGCACGCTTTATCTGGATACAACTGGCGAGGCGTTATTTAAGCGCGGCTGGCGCTTGGCGAAAGGCGCCGCACCGTTACGCGAAAACCTAGCCGCGGGTATCTTACGCCTCAGCGGCTGGACGCCCGCCGTGCCGCTCTATGATCCGATGTGTGGCAGTGGCACTTTTGTCATAGAGGCGGCCCAGATAGCGCTTGGTTTAGCGCCTGGAGGCGAGCGTCATTTTGCGTTTGAAAAACTTAAGTCCTATGATCTGAGCGCATGGCCCGCATTCAAGGCGGCAGCGCTTGAAGCGCGAGATGCAGCGCGTCGTATGCCTAGAGAGTTAAATATTTTTGGCAGTGATATTTCGGGGGATATGCTGGTCAAAGCACAGGCCAACTTAGAACGGGCAGGACTGCGTAATCTATGGTTAAAGCAAGTGGATGCGCGCGTAATGGCAGCGCCTACGGAAACGCCCGGCATCCTCATTGCCAATCCGCCCTATGGCGAGCGGGTTGACGTGCGTGGCTCAGCGTCGCGAGCGCGCAGCCAAGAGCGCGGGACGTACACGCAGCACGCCCAGCGGGGAGAATTTTTTCACCGTGAGCAGACCGATGAGGCCCACGAGGATTTCTTTCGCGCTTTGGGCGATGCCCTGAAGCAAAGATTTACCGGTTGGCAAGCCTTCGTCTTAACTTCCGACCGCAGTTTGCCTGGTCAAATGCGTTTGTGCGCAGCAAAGCGGACTCCGCTTTTCAATGGCCCGATCGAATGCCGGCTGTTCCGCTTCGATCTTGTCAAGGGTTCGCTGCGTGAGTCGCGCTCAAATAAGGAATAA